CGAGGAATCTTCATTGCTGCAAGTCGGTAACTTGGGTCATCCATGTAAACTGGCGCCTGCGCCTTGGGGAATACGATGCTCTCCCATATTGTCGCGGTTGAATCTAAATTTTCCGGGCGAGAGGATCGTTTGTCGGAAACTCGAGTCAAAAGTCGTTGATCGAATCGTTTTCCtgaattctttttttctttgtttatTTTCCACCACTGGCAACAGCACAACGGGACATTGTCACGATGCTCGCCAGGATACTCCGGGCTGAAAGTCACCCAGGTAAGGGCTTGATGTCCTGCAAACTGGACGCGAGGGATGTCAGAACGAGCTTCGAATTTCAGTGATGAGCTCGAAAGAACTTACGGATCGATATAATCAAGTCCGCCGAAATATTCGAGCATGCGATAGCACAGGCCCACATCGTCTCCAGGCTCGCCTCCAAAGACGCGGTATTGATTCGTCTCCATCGAGGTTGTCTTCGGTTCCAGGATGTATTCACGATCTTGCCATGTCAAACCCCTATAGTGCCGGGTCGAGGCAGGGCGATTTCCAAGGCAGTCGAGAGAGGAGGAATAAGGAGAAGCGCAGAACTCCACTGACGAGAGGATAGCAGCAGGAGGCGGAGCTAGATTGATGGAGCGGTTTCGAGATCGGGGGCGAGTGCGTCGTCTGTTGTGCCTCTGTCCCATTCTAGTAGAAGCAGATGAAGAGCAAAAACTTTTGGGTTGGGATAATCGTTGGTATTTCCCCCTTCCCTCTCTTCCCACCAGGGTACGGCGGGATATAGAGATAGTGTAGATTCAAGAAACAGAGCTTGATAAACAAAAGCAATGGAACCCTAGATGGCAGAGAGGGGAGTGACCATCACCCCTTTGAAAGGACGAGATGAGGTAAAGAAAAGGGAAGGGAAAAAGGGAATCAAGCTCGCCAGAAGACGCCCACCTCCGATATATATAGACAGGCCCAGGTATGACACGACTACGGATCGCAGAATGACTGCTTTGAATGGTGTGACTCACTATAGCCCAATCAGGCGATGGAGCTCCTACATCGGCTGGCCCTACAACGAAAAAACTGCAGGAGACAAAGATCCACCGGACGATTTTCGGATTCCCGGGCCCACTCTCTTGCAGTCCTTTAAATTTTTTTCCCTTTGAACTTTCCTTTATGCAGCAGTAGTCGTGCCCAAGAGCGGCCAAGACGCCTAAGACTGCCTTGCAATGGTGCCAAATTGCCTCATCGCAAAGCTGCATTGCGTACGGAGTTTCCCGGGTTCGCTCCGAGCACGCCTTCAAAGCACTCAGTCTCTCAGACTCTCCGTGGCTATGTCGTTAGACTCAGGGTTCGGATTCGGCATCCCAACCTAAACGTTCACCTGAGATTCTAGATTACCTAACTCCTAACTCCTATTTCCATGGCCGTCATCTCCTCCTGGTCTGGTTACGGAGGCCATTTAATTTGTAAGTGTAGTCCAGGCTCCCTCGAATTGTGGAAGCTCCCGAGTCTCCGATGCCGACGGAGCCGGAAAACAAACTTTTCTACTACTATTGATTACTGAATGACCCCCAGCTTCGAAGGACTGGATTACGGATACTTGATCAATAATCCGACTTCCAACCTTGTTGGCGAGTACCTTGGCGAATGTTTTCCGGCCGACGATGACAGTGGAATGATTTCAATGGCTGCAAGGGGGGACGAATCACGAAAATTCTGCTGCTGATTTCTGAGGGGTTAAATGGGGGACTCCATGAAGGAGATCTCGTTGGACAACGGTTGAGGAGTGGCCTGACTTCTGAAACCGCCTTTTGGTTTCTTTTACGCCTGCCTTCTCTGCATGGTACGTATGACACATCCTGTAGGTACGCGCCACGTGTGTGACGGTCTCCTCTATGTCTGAGGGAGCTGTGTAGTGttgtcttttctttattCAGCTTGATGACCTGGTAGTTACTGAGTGGAAGTTTCGGATAATGATCAGTAAATCGGGTGAATTctcctgttcttccttggGTATAGTGAGGGATTAAGCTACAGACTGGAATGGAGGGTCTTTAGGGATCTCCCGGCATTTGACGGCGCGGCCCCATCTAAAGGATCGGCTTTTATATACGTACTTGGCATTACGAAGTTGGTGTCGCAGGTTTTGGCCATGACATCAATGTCCAGTTGTACGATTATTGTTTTCCGCGGCCACGCAGAATCTCGAACATCTCCTCGCCCTTTGGTGCGGTGGTCAAGTTCTCGTACCCTGTGCCAGTGACTAAAAGATCGTCCTCAATGCGCACTCCGCCAATAGGGGTATACTGCTCAGTCTTCTCGAAGTTGATATACTTCGCCAGCGGCAACAGTTGCGCATTCTGCAACGCAAGCTTGTTGAAGTACACCCCAGGCTCAATAGTAATCACCATCCCCTCCTGAAGGAGTGGCGTGCTCATTTGTGGTACGAATTCCCTGATCCAACGTCCATTCGCCGTTATCGGCTGTGCGGACACATCATGGACTTCCAGTCCTACATGGTGGCCCAGACCAtgggggaagaagattgaagaCGCTCCGGATCGACGGATTTCTTCTACGGTTCCGCGTCCGAGGATTCCGAGCTTTTGGAGTCCTTTGATGGCAATGGCATGTGCGAGCTCATGCAAGTCCCGGAATCGCACACCCGGCCTAACACGTCGGATGCATTCTTCCTGCATCTCCTCTACGATGGCATATATGTCTTTTGCATACACACTCGGCCACTCTTGTC
This region of Aspergillus puulaauensis MK2 DNA, chromosome 5, nearly complete sequence genomic DNA includes:
- a CDS encoding uncharacterized protein (COG:S;~EggNog:ENOG410PZJE), whose translation is MGQRHNRRRTRPRSRNRSINLAPPPAAILSSVEFCASPYSSSLDCLGNRPASTRHYRGLTWQDREYILEPKTTSMETNQYRVFGGEPGDDVGLCYRMLEYFGGLDYIDPLQDIKPLPG